From one Bacteroides intestinalis DSM 17393 genomic stretch:
- a CDS encoding Spy/CpxP family protein refolding chaperone — translation MKKQILGLAVVLFMGSAVCMAQDNRGGRPDMSKRIEQMVTDLGLNETQAKEFKAVMEEMRPNRNASGERPSREEMEKKRNEADAKLKKILTDEQYKKYQSMRPQRGQRRGK, via the coding sequence ATGAAGAAGCAAATTTTAGGTTTGGCCGTTGTTCTGTTTATGGGCTCGGCAGTATGTATGGCTCAGGATAACAGAGGTGGACGTCCTGACATGTCAAAGCGTATTGAACAGATGGTGACGGATCTGGGACTGAATGAAACTCAGGCTAAAGAATTTAAGGCGGTAATGGAGGAAATGAGACCAAACAGAAATGCTTCGGGCGAAAGACCTTCACGCGAAGAAATGGAGAAAAAACGTAATGAGGCAGATGCGAAACTCAAAAAGATTCTGACGGACGAACAGTATAAAAAGTATCAGAGCATGAGACCTCAGAGAGGACAGAGAAGAGGGAAATAA
- a CDS encoding sigma-70 family RNA polymerase sigma factor encodes MENPTMTSTQLVADSYASYHRSVYLYIYYRINSKEEAEDLSQDVFLRLMDYKKMLRPDTVKYFIHTIARNLVNDYLRRHYKKQEITSYMYEHAVTYTNETESQIIAKDLLSLEKRKLQMLSDQRRKVYVLNRFQDKSVSEISMSLNISHRTVENHLFASRKEIREFIKQCI; translated from the coding sequence ATGGAAAACCCAACGATGACATCCACTCAATTAGTAGCTGACTCTTACGCGAGTTATCATCGCTCTGTTTATCTCTATATCTATTATAGAATAAATAGTAAAGAGGAAGCCGAAGATTTATCTCAAGACGTATTTCTGCGTCTGATGGACTACAAGAAAATGCTTCGTCCGGACACCGTGAAATATTTCATTCACACCATAGCCCGCAACCTGGTGAACGACTACTTACGCCGCCACTATAAGAAACAGGAAATAACCTCTTATATGTATGAGCATGCAGTAACCTACACGAATGAAACCGAAAGTCAGATTATTGCAAAGGATTTACTATCCTTAGAAAAGCGTAAACTACAAATGCTTTCCGACCAACGCAGAAAAGTCTATGTACTGAATCGCTTTCAAGATAAATCCGTCTCAGAAATTTCCATGAGTCTGAATATCTCCCATCGTACGGTTGAGAACCATTTGTTCGCCAGCCGTAAAGAGATACGGGAGTTCATCAAACAATGCATCTAA
- a CDS encoding SusC/RagA family TonB-linked outer membrane protein, whose protein sequence is MRKRIIFAAALCLTVIYPAYNANAATEVAQEVQQARTIRGKVVDNNGEPVIGANVMVKGTTNGVITDIDGNFVLNNAKGTLVISYIGYKTVELPIGDKTNFNVKLVEDSELLSEVVVTGYGVAKKASLTSAISQVKGDDVFKNRGIANTTLALQGEVPGLVVTRSSTRPGSEGAAIKIRGDVSMNGNDPLIIIDGVAGSLSELNSMDGNDIENISVLKDASAAIYGARSASGVILVTTKRGRKGKAQVSYSGTISRTIDGIQAPLTNNQEWLDMFFEAQYYDTAASNPKLTDPREIYQNLNWWIFNSFGGQSVAKNSKGKWAPNYKDIDPDTGAPMMYKGDKLFNALRAGRSIFAQNGNKIESWMPSNYMLDAFYGQATSQKHSVSISGADEKFAYRASLSYSDANSQLKVAEDGERKYGARLNADYQPIDILKFETGMSYEKKDKRTPSTDVGGGYFDPWFWALLNENGDAYDTFSGNRNPYGGLLQGGQNTTSLTTFRATGKVTLDLNKWVKGFDLSATGAYKMVREDYTEQINKVQYYDWAGTETGNKQGPGSLKEQNKKWENVTLGAFANYDRMFMNVHHVKAMLGMTAEQETYKQIGAKRSMGPLYPGSDLVDLDVWISGTNNEAYGGQYSWGFVSYLTRLNYDYAGKYLVEFLGRRDGSSKLVKEQRWKNFYSVSGGWIISNEDFMKSFTWLSNLKLRYNYGKMGSVNGIGNYESYALIKTGGTVLGVSPSSHTSFKLDGMRSGERSWETIESHNAGIDIAFLDHRLNGSFDYFVKTNTGMFIGVTYPSILGAGAPKSNDGKFRTKGWEATVNWRDQIGGVKYNLGFSLADYKSKVLQFTDMTNVPFPGNLGRGDRIENWNGNAKNYYLVGKSLSPVYVFQTDGIFQTQEEVDAYYEMYYWNADHTAPKAGNIIPAPADSGTGRLRPGARKVVDLDGDGVITKDDIYYAGDRDPHLTFTIKAGLEWKGIDVSAFFQGVGNQVVLRQGQIPYLWRTNYVMQNKTYMGKTWTPENTGAEYTIASRDQNFNAWNYQYKDVSLQKNRYIRLKSLVVGYTLPKQWTAKAGLNKVRLYFSGDDLWEWTKVKDGYDPEFGEETNNSFPFSRLLSFGVDVTF, encoded by the coding sequence ATGAGAAAAAGAATAATATTCGCAGCGGCTTTATGCCTGACGGTAATCTATCCTGCATATAACGCAAATGCTGCAACGGAAGTGGCTCAGGAAGTGCAACAAGCCCGAACCATTCGAGGTAAGGTTGTTGACAACAACGGAGAACCGGTTATAGGCGCTAATGTCATGGTGAAAGGTACAACTAACGGTGTGATTACGGATATAGACGGTAATTTCGTCCTGAATAATGCAAAAGGCACATTGGTTATCTCTTACATCGGTTATAAAACAGTTGAACTCCCCATCGGTGACAAGACGAACTTCAACGTAAAGCTAGTGGAAGACTCCGAACTGCTGAGCGAAGTTGTGGTAACCGGTTATGGTGTGGCCAAAAAGGCTTCCTTGACCAGTGCCATTTCCCAAGTTAAGGGTGATGACGTGTTCAAGAACAGAGGTATTGCCAATACTACTCTGGCTTTACAAGGCGAGGTTCCGGGATTGGTAGTAACACGCAGTTCTACCCGCCCGGGTAGCGAAGGAGCAGCGATTAAGATTCGTGGTGATGTTTCCATGAATGGCAATGATCCGCTAATTATAATTGATGGGGTTGCCGGTTCACTGAGTGAGTTGAACTCTATGGATGGTAACGATATTGAAAATATTTCTGTTCTGAAAGATGCTTCGGCTGCAATTTATGGCGCACGTTCAGCATCGGGTGTCATCTTGGTGACTACCAAACGCGGTAGGAAAGGTAAGGCTCAAGTATCTTACAGCGGCACAATCAGCCGTACCATTGATGGTATTCAGGCACCTCTTACAAACAATCAGGAGTGGCTGGACATGTTCTTTGAGGCACAATACTATGATACGGCTGCCAGTAATCCGAAGCTGACGGACCCACGGGAAATTTATCAGAATTTAAATTGGTGGATATTCAATAGTTTTGGTGGACAATCAGTAGCAAAAAATAGTAAAGGTAAATGGGCACCGAACTACAAGGATATTGATCCGGATACCGGTGCTCCTATGATGTATAAAGGTGACAAACTGTTCAATGCTTTGCGGGCAGGAAGATCCATCTTTGCACAGAATGGGAATAAGATTGAAAGTTGGATGCCTTCAAACTACATGTTAGATGCATTTTATGGACAGGCAACATCACAGAAACACTCAGTCAGTATCTCAGGAGCTGATGAAAAATTTGCATATAGAGCTTCTTTGAGCTACAGTGATGCCAATTCACAACTGAAAGTAGCCGAAGACGGTGAAAGGAAATATGGAGCCCGCTTGAATGCAGACTATCAGCCTATTGATATCTTGAAATTTGAAACCGGCATGTCTTATGAGAAAAAAGACAAAAGAACACCCAGCACAGATGTGGGTGGAGGATATTTTGATCCTTGGTTCTGGGCCCTTTTGAATGAAAATGGTGATGCCTATGATACTTTCAGTGGAAACCGTAATCCATACGGAGGCTTGCTGCAAGGCGGTCAAAACACAACTTCACTTACTACTTTCCGTGCCACAGGGAAAGTGACGCTCGATTTAAATAAGTGGGTAAAAGGATTCGACCTTTCGGCTACCGGCGCCTATAAAATGGTTCGTGAAGACTATACGGAGCAGATAAACAAAGTACAATATTATGACTGGGCAGGAACAGAAACCGGAAACAAGCAAGGCCCCGGTTCGCTAAAAGAACAAAACAAGAAATGGGAGAATGTTACTTTAGGAGCATTTGCTAATTATGACCGTATGTTTATGAATGTTCACCATGTAAAAGCTATGTTGGGTATGACTGCTGAGCAAGAAACCTATAAGCAGATCGGAGCGAAACGCAGCATGGGGCCTCTTTATCCCGGTTCCGACTTGGTTGACCTGGATGTCTGGATTAGCGGTACTAACAATGAGGCTTATGGCGGACAATATTCATGGGGCTTTGTATCTTATCTTACCCGTTTGAATTATGACTATGCCGGCAAATATCTGGTAGAATTTTTGGGGCGTCGTGACGGTTCGTCCAAATTGGTAAAAGAACAACGTTGGAAAAATTTCTATTCGGTTTCCGGTGGTTGGATTATCTCTAATGAGGATTTCATGAAAAGTTTTACTTGGTTAAGTAATTTGAAGTTGCGCTACAACTATGGTAAGATGGGTAGTGTAAACGGTATCGGTAACTATGAATCCTATGCACTGATTAAAACCGGAGGTACTGTACTGGGAGTCAGTCCTTCTTCCCATACTTCATTCAAGCTGGATGGTATGCGTTCGGGCGAGCGTAGCTGGGAAACGATTGAGAGCCACAATGCCGGTATAGATATCGCTTTTCTGGACCATAGACTGAACGGCTCATTCGATTACTTTGTGAAGACCAATACAGGTATGTTTATTGGAGTTACCTATCCTTCTATCTTGGGAGCCGGTGCACCGAAAAGTAACGATGGTAAATTCCGGACGAAAGGTTGGGAAGCAACAGTGAACTGGAGAGATCAAATTGGTGGTGTAAAGTACAATTTAGGTTTCTCTCTGGCAGATTACAAATCAAAGGTATTGCAATTTACGGATATGACCAACGTCCCATTCCCGGGAAATTTGGGTCGCGGTGACCGTATTGAAAATTGGAATGGCAACGCTAAGAATTACTATCTGGTAGGCAAATCGCTTTCGCCGGTCTACGTCTTCCAGACAGACGGTATTTTCCAAACCCAGGAAGAAGTAGATGCATATTATGAAATGTATTATTGGAATGCAGACCACACCGCACCAAAGGCAGGTAACATCATTCCTGCTCCGGCTGACTCAGGTACCGGCCGCCTTCGTCCGGGCGCTCGTAAGGTAGTCGATTTGGATGGTGACGGTGTCATTACAAAGGATGATATCTATTATGCCGGCGACAGAGACCCGCATCTTACGTTCACCATCAAAGCCGGATTGGAATGGAAAGGAATTGATGTCAGTGCCTTCTTCCAAGGAGTGGGAAATCAGGTAGTTTTACGTCAGGGCCAGATACCGTACCTTTGGAGAACAAACTATGTGATGCAAAACAAGACCTATATGGGTAAAACGTGGACACCGGAGAATACGGGTGCTGAATATACCATTGCCTCACGTGATCAAAATTTCAACGCTTGGAATTATCAATATAAAGACGTCAGCTTGCAGAAGAACAGATACATCCGTCTGAAATCGTTGGTAGTAGGTTATACACTTCCAAAACAATGGACGGCAAAGGCCGGACTGAACAAAGTGAGGCTCTATTTCTCAGGAGACGATTTGTGGGAATGGACCAAGGTGAAAGACGGATACGATCCTGAGTTTGGCGAAGAAACCAATAACTCTTTCCCATTCAGCCGTTTGCTTTCATTTGGCGTAGACGTAACATTCTAA
- a CDS encoding HU family DNA-binding protein — protein MAAQYDFQRRPNPKGDGELQPLYPRIVNKGTIDTERLVSDISRMSSFSPGDIHGLLAAIEDRVSYYLSEGHHVQLGDMGYFSAGLQGRPVMDPKEIHAQTIFFSKVHFRVSPDFRKRCAGFVERAKYGFRKSAELSGAERYRRLLVFLETHPFITRKDYSSVTGLLKNKALNDLNLLVEKGYLSTIGQGSHKVYVRAEPQEVKSGNP, from the coding sequence ATGGCAGCACAGTATGACTTCCAAAGAAGACCTAACCCGAAGGGTGACGGCGAATTACAACCCTTGTATCCCCGCATCGTGAACAAGGGTACGATTGACACAGAGCGTTTGGTTAGTGACATTTCCCGAATGTCCAGTTTCAGCCCCGGTGATATTCATGGTTTGTTGGCGGCGATAGAGGATCGGGTTTCATATTATTTATCCGAAGGACACCACGTTCAGCTGGGCGACATGGGATATTTTTCGGCAGGCCTGCAAGGCCGTCCGGTGATGGACCCGAAAGAAATCCATGCGCAGACTATCTTCTTCAGTAAAGTACACTTTCGTGTATCGCCCGATTTCCGCAAACGGTGTGCCGGTTTTGTGGAGCGCGCCAAGTATGGTTTTCGTAAAAGTGCGGAACTTAGCGGTGCCGAACGTTACCGTCGTTTACTGGTGTTTTTGGAGACGCATCCATTCATCACTCGCAAAGATTACAGCAGTGTTACGGGACTTTTGAAAAATAAAGCACTGAATGACCTCAATTTGCTTGTGGAAAAGGGATATTTGAGCACAATTGGGCAAGGTTCGCATAAAGTATATGTACGTGCTGAACCACAGGAGGTTAAATCGGGAAATCCGTAA
- a CDS encoding DUF4959 domain-containing protein: protein MKKDLLKFPLKRVLLSTVILCSLSAIISSCGEEEGRISVNDAAPEKVTNVTTKAGPGEVTLSWTNPASSSFMYTKIEYTNAKGEKKYELISKERGSTATIKGFANTDVQSFSLFACSVRGNNSGAVDVSQAPDSPAFLEVVKTVTLAPVLGGVLVDYENNYNTTVVIALDFHAASDPNKAGSAKFQAPAKSKGPQLVMLTDANNEFLAGECIVNVSAEDEYENASEPKALKATPIPAMKIDRSNWTFPGYNENSSDGTIGYSSQEAIGEGNQDGLKNGRVTSMIDSSLKTYWHASWKTPSTSYPHWFILDMGKEITVASVELTRRQGDARGQKGQKIYTCTEAGAADPGNPNSWSWIDHGSFAFDPNNNAPQSFGLSTTPRARYIKVYFGTEHKGTGGQAMLADLNVYGAE, encoded by the coding sequence ATGAAGAAAGATTTGCTAAAGTTCCCGTTAAAGAGAGTTCTTCTCTCTACGGTGATTTTGTGTTCTCTATCTGCCATAATCAGCTCCTGCGGAGAAGAAGAAGGCAGAATTTCAGTTAATGATGCGGCACCGGAAAAGGTTACCAATGTAACGACTAAAGCGGGGCCGGGTGAAGTTACGTTAAGTTGGACCAACCCTGCCAGTTCCAGTTTCATGTACACAAAGATTGAGTACACGAATGCAAAAGGTGAAAAGAAATATGAATTGATTTCCAAAGAAAGAGGTTCAACGGCCACAATCAAAGGTTTTGCAAACACTGATGTCCAGTCTTTTTCATTGTTTGCCTGCTCTGTAAGAGGGAATAACTCCGGAGCCGTTGATGTCTCACAAGCACCGGACTCCCCCGCGTTTCTGGAAGTTGTCAAGACCGTCACTCTTGCACCGGTACTGGGTGGAGTGCTTGTAGATTATGAAAATAACTACAACACGACGGTTGTAATAGCATTAGATTTTCATGCAGCAAGTGACCCAAACAAAGCAGGTTCAGCTAAATTTCAAGCTCCCGCTAAATCCAAAGGACCTCAACTTGTGATGCTTACCGATGCCAACAACGAATTTCTCGCAGGCGAATGCATCGTTAATGTCAGTGCTGAAGACGAATATGAAAACGCTTCGGAGCCTAAAGCACTAAAAGCTACTCCCATCCCAGCTATGAAGATAGACCGCAGCAACTGGACTTTCCCGGGATATAATGAAAATTCCAGTGACGGCACTATAGGTTACAGCTCGCAAGAAGCTATAGGCGAAGGAAACCAGGACGGTTTGAAAAATGGCCGTGTAACTTCTATGATAGATAGCAGCCTGAAAACTTACTGGCATGCTTCTTGGAAAACTCCTTCTACAAGTTATCCACATTGGTTCATCCTTGATATGGGTAAGGAAATCACTGTAGCAAGCGTTGAACTGACCCGTCGCCAAGGTGATGCCAGAGGCCAAAAAGGACAGAAGATTTACACTTGTACCGAAGCCGGTGCAGCAGATCCCGGCAATCCGAATAGTTGGAGTTGGATAGATCATGGTTCATTTGCTTTCGATCCCAACAATAATGCTCCGCAATCCTTCGGTTTATCAACGACCCCGAGAGCCAGATATATCAAAGTCTACTTCGGAACAGAACATAAAGGTACAGGAGGCCAGGCAATGCTTGCAGACCTGAATGTTTATGGCGCTGAATAA
- a CDS encoding RagB/SusD family nutrient uptake outer membrane protein: protein MKSIINRIFIASALTFSLSACSDFLNKEPLSQGTEAIVFKTPEHFEQAAYYLYDLYGWDYNAMDRNLDISGLGSNGGGTAPESSGSWGGPYGQIRDCNILLEKAEEYAGDKNAISHAVGTAHFFRAWQYFKLLKTYGGVPIADHSLDLTDPTLQAPRNSRYEVANFIINDLKEAVKLLTKEKDIPDADKGKISKEAAQSFLARVALYEGTWEKYVPSIGYDLDGDGTNSGAGTAKPEGYPSVTELLTLAKTMSKDVITEAETGTFKLWNECDSLSYYYLFNIDDAEGNIPNFKGKGKATNKEFIIYRKYDFNIAKPNKNISHTVIVGLATSISQQFGESFLCRNGLPIRICYTGNMANAQNNPQFEGYKTFVGEYRNRDYRFISCTYIPDRTFWSSRVEDGRQLTATGKPYPDPVFPQNDEVYNPGDPAYSSSCGVFKPTLRNNSTASGYGSRKYLIEGANRPSNTESADYPNLRLAEVHCIYAEATCELNGGNISDEDLDFSINKNRARARVAPLTNALIANVWDAGYWDYEQNKTVCKKMNMLDEIRRERACELFGEGHRMDDLKRWGIAHINLVGQKLGHYVLGTAYETEKANSAQYFGEPCYYPEKYPLRYGIYEGTGKNDPDYGRSIANDPTTLNFIQRDYLTPLPLDQMRLNTNLKQNPGW, encoded by the coding sequence ATGAAAAGTATAATAAACAGAATATTTATAGCATCGGCATTGACTTTTTCTTTGTCGGCTTGCAGTGACTTTCTTAATAAAGAACCTTTGTCACAAGGCACGGAGGCGATTGTCTTCAAAACTCCCGAGCATTTTGAACAGGCTGCCTACTACTTGTACGATCTGTATGGATGGGACTACAATGCAATGGACCGCAATCTTGATATTTCCGGTCTGGGAAGCAACGGTGGTGGTACTGCTCCCGAAAGTAGCGGTAGCTGGGGTGGCCCTTATGGGCAAATCCGCGATTGCAACATCCTGCTGGAAAAGGCTGAAGAATATGCGGGAGATAAGAATGCAATATCCCACGCTGTAGGAACCGCCCACTTCTTCCGCGCCTGGCAGTATTTCAAACTTTTAAAAACTTACGGCGGAGTACCTATTGCAGACCATTCATTGGATTTGACCGATCCCACATTGCAGGCTCCACGCAACAGTCGCTATGAAGTTGCCAATTTTATTATCAACGACTTAAAGGAAGCAGTAAAGCTGCTTACGAAAGAAAAAGATATTCCGGATGCCGATAAAGGCAAGATAAGTAAAGAAGCCGCCCAATCTTTCCTGGCACGAGTAGCTCTTTATGAAGGAACATGGGAGAAATATGTTCCAAGCATAGGGTATGACTTGGATGGCGATGGCACAAATTCGGGAGCCGGTACTGCAAAACCGGAAGGTTACCCTTCGGTAACAGAACTGTTGACATTGGCGAAAACAATGTCCAAAGACGTCATTACCGAAGCTGAAACCGGAACTTTTAAGCTCTGGAATGAATGCGATTCGTTGAGTTACTACTACCTCTTCAATATTGATGATGCAGAAGGTAATATTCCTAACTTTAAGGGCAAAGGAAAAGCCACCAACAAGGAATTCATCATTTATAGAAAGTACGATTTCAACATTGCTAAGCCCAATAAGAACATATCGCATACTGTCATTGTTGGTTTGGCAACGTCCATCAGCCAGCAGTTTGGCGAATCCTTCTTATGCCGTAACGGTTTGCCTATCCGCATCTGCTATACCGGTAACATGGCAAACGCGCAAAACAATCCGCAGTTTGAAGGTTACAAAACCTTTGTTGGAGAATACCGCAATCGTGATTACCGTTTTATAAGCTGCACCTATATACCCGACCGCACTTTCTGGAGTAGTCGTGTAGAAGACGGGCGTCAATTAACCGCTACCGGAAAACCTTATCCGGATCCGGTCTTTCCCCAAAATGATGAAGTTTATAATCCGGGGGATCCTGCTTACAGTAGTTCTTGCGGTGTTTTTAAGCCGACTCTTCGCAATAACAGTACCGCCAGCGGCTATGGCAGCCGTAAATATTTAATCGAAGGTGCCAACCGTCCAAGTAATACAGAGTCTGCCGACTACCCCAATCTCCGTCTGGCCGAAGTACATTGCATCTATGCCGAAGCTACTTGCGAACTGAACGGAGGAAATATTTCCGATGAAGATTTGGATTTCTCTATCAACAAGAATCGCGCCCGTGCCCGTGTAGCACCGTTGACCAATGCCTTGATTGCCAATGTATGGGATGCAGGCTATTGGGATTACGAACAGAATAAGACAGTCTGCAAAAAGATGAATATGTTGGACGAGATCCGCCGCGAACGTGCTTGCGAACTCTTCGGTGAAGGTCATCGTATGGACGACTTGAAGCGTTGGGGTATTGCGCATATCAATCTGGTTGGTCAGAAACTGGGACATTATGTATTAGGCACCGCTTACGAAACAGAAAAAGCTAATAGCGCTCAATATTTCGGTGAGCCTTGCTACTATCCCGAGAAATATCCTTTGAGATATGGTATTTACGAAGGAACCGGTAAAAATGACCCTGATTATGGTCGTTCAATAGCCAATGACCCGACTACTTTGAACTTTATACAGCGTGATTATCTAACCCCTCTTCCTCTGGATCAGATGCGTCTGAATACAAATCTGAAGCAGAACCCGGGGTGGTGA
- a CDS encoding glycosyl hydrolase family 28 protein has translation MKLKSILLIVGTILGVTHSANSQNQLVTYPAPEGAELMSDFTVQVREAGKDWRPVDTYMVKVDEVQNTKHNVKKASMSYFDFSGEVEVSVTFNHGTVRTGRVRPLSYGITPYIDGNTMTFKLDRPRNLSVEVNGDIFHNLHLFANPIDEKKPKKLKDKNLIYFGPGIHTFPGDTLNVPSGKTVYIAGGALVKGCIQVVNAQNVKILGRGIVIPERWAGLRIVNSKNVLVEGVITTQCPTGGSDSITIRNVKSISSYGWGDGMNVFASNNVLFDGVFCRNSDDCTTVYGTRLGFTGGCKNITMQNSTLWADVAHPIFIGIHGDVENPEILENLNYINIDILDHKEKQLDYQGCLAINAGDNNLIRNVRFENIRIEDFRQGQLVNLRIFYNEKYCKAPGRGIENVLFKDISYTGENAEVSMIIGYDKERKVKNIRFENLQINGEVIYDDMPDKPKWYKTGDMARIFVGEHTEEVTFRK, from the coding sequence ATGAAATTAAAAAGTATACTATTAATTGTAGGTACAATATTAGGCGTTACTCACAGTGCCAATTCACAGAACCAGTTAGTTACCTACCCTGCACCGGAAGGGGCAGAATTGATGAGCGACTTCACCGTCCAGGTGAGGGAAGCCGGAAAAGATTGGAGACCTGTAGATACTTACATGGTCAAAGTAGATGAAGTGCAGAATACCAAGCATAATGTGAAAAAAGCCTCCATGAGTTATTTCGACTTCTCGGGCGAAGTGGAGGTATCGGTAACCTTCAATCATGGAACTGTCCGGACAGGTCGCGTCCGCCCGCTATCTTACGGAATAACTCCTTACATAGACGGCAACACCATGACTTTCAAGCTGGACCGTCCGCGTAACTTGTCGGTAGAAGTAAACGGAGATATTTTCCATAATCTTCATCTTTTTGCCAATCCGATAGATGAGAAGAAACCCAAAAAACTGAAGGATAAGAATCTGATTTACTTCGGTCCGGGCATACACACTTTTCCCGGAGACACACTGAATGTTCCGTCCGGAAAGACGGTTTATATAGCGGGAGGAGCTCTCGTAAAAGGATGCATCCAGGTGGTAAATGCTCAGAATGTGAAGATTCTGGGAAGAGGTATCGTTATTCCCGAACGCTGGGCAGGGCTACGTATCGTCAATTCCAAAAATGTATTAGTAGAAGGAGTTATCACTACCCAATGCCCCACAGGAGGATCGGACAGCATAACGATACGCAATGTAAAATCCATCAGTTCTTACGGTTGGGGCGACGGCATGAATGTATTTGCCAGTAACAATGTATTGTTCGACGGCGTATTTTGCCGTAACTCCGACGATTGCACCACCGTCTACGGAACTCGTCTGGGATTTACCGGCGGTTGCAAAAATATCACCATGCAAAACTCTACCCTTTGGGCGGATGTAGCGCACCCCATCTTTATCGGTATTCACGGAGACGTTGAAAACCCTGAAATTCTGGAAAACCTGAATTATATCAATATCGACATTCTGGACCATAAAGAGAAGCAATTGGATTATCAAGGCTGCCTCGCCATCAATGCAGGCGATAATAATCTGATCCGCAATGTGCGTTTCGAGAATATCCGGATAGAAGATTTCAGACAAGGACAGTTAGTCAATTTGCGCATCTTCTACAATGAGAAATATTGCAAAGCACCGGGCAGAGGCATTGAGAATGTATTGTTCAAGGACATCTCCTACACGGGAGAGAATGCAGAAGTTTCCATGATTATCGGTTATGACAAAGAACGGAAAGTGAAAAACATTCGTTTTGAAAACTTGCAAATAAACGGTGAAGTGATTTATGATGACATGCCCGATAAACCCAAATGGTATAAGACCGGAGATATGGCACGCATCTTTGTAGGCGAACATACAGAAGAGGTTACATTCCGGAAATAA